The nucleotide sequence CTGTCGAATATTGAAGAGCAGATTCAGCTTTCAAGAAGGTATTATAATGCTGTGGTCAGGGATTTAAACACAAAAATCGAATCAGTACCAAGCAACGTGGTTGCAAATATGTTGAACTTCCAAAAAAGAGAATATTTTGAGCTTGAAACTCCAGATGAAAGAAGGGCTCCCAAGGTGAGTTTTGGCTGAATTATGCGTCAAAGTAGGGGCAATTCATGAATTGCCCCTACCCCAGAGATGAAACCAATTATTAATATGAAGATCATGTAACCTAATTTGGCAATCAAAGGCGCATTTATTGCGGGTTTAATGAAATCCACTTTTTTCGTTGCCCTATCTATCTATATTATCTCCCTTTTCTCTCCCCTCTATGCAGAAGAGATAAAGAATTTTTATATGGAAATGCTGATGAGCGAGGATGGGTCTATCAGTGTCCAAGAGGACATTGAATACGATTTTGGTAATGAGTACAAACACGGAATAATTCGGGAAATACCTTACAAATACCAGATTGGTTTCAAGAATTATAACGTGAGAATGCATGTTCATAGGGCTACGAATTTTGATGGAGTACCCTATAAAAACAAAGTTAGTCGTGATCAAGGCAGATTGATCGTTAAGGTTGGAGATCCGGATAAAGTGGTGAATGGTGTCAAGAATTATAGAATTGATTATATCGTAGATGGTGCGATAACCTTCTTTAATAACCATGACGAGATCTATTGGAATGTAACAGGGAACGAATGGAAGGTTCCGATGAGGAGGGCTAGCGCAAAGGTGTATTTTGATAAAGGGGTACCCAAGGGTGCCACTGTTAAATGCTATACAGGTGTTTACGGCTCTAAAGCAGAAGAATGTGATTTTAATATCACTCCGACAAGCATCGAATTTGACGCTTTGAGAGGTTTCGGAGAGGGCGAAGGACTTTCAATTGTTATAGGAATTCCGAAGGGGTTTTTTAAGGAACCTTCAACTCTAAGAAAGGCTTCCTGGTTTATCTCTGATAACTGGTTTTTCGCTTCGCCTTTTTTGACCCTTTTTCTGATATCGTACGTTTGGTATTCGAGGGGTAGAGACCCCGAAGGAAGGAGTGTAGTAGCTGTGAGGTATGAACCACCTGTGGATATTACGCCCGCTGAGGCAGGAACACTGATGGATGAAAGTGCAGACATTCTTGATGTAACGTCGACTGTTATAGACCTCGCTGTAAGGGGGTTTCTGAAAATCGAAGAGATCGAGAGCACAAGATTTATATTCTTTTCGGACAGGGATTACAAACTTATTAAACTCAAAGATCCGGGAGAAAATGAGCTTAAGACACATGAGTCTGAGGTGTTTTCCGGGCTTTTTGGGGCGGGTAAAGGCATGGTAATGATTTCTGATCTAAAAGACAATTTTTACAAAGTACTTCCACCGATCAAGAAGGCCCTTTATCAAGAACTTATTTCCAGCAGATACTTTTCCTCAAACCCTGAGAACATTCGGGGGATATTTAAATGGATAGGAATTGGAATAATAGTGGTCTCGATGTTTCTATTTCAATTTTGGGGGGTAAAGTTGTCTATAGCCCTATCGGGACTTTTTGTTCTGATATTTTCAAGATTCATGCCCAGGAAGACAAGAAAAGGTTCGTTGGCGAAAGAAGAGCTATTGGGCTTTAGAGAATTTATAGAGAGAGCGGAGAAAGACCGCATTGAGAAACTCGCTAAGGATGATCCTACACTTTTTGATAGGGTACTTCCCTACGCCTTAGTTTTCAACTTGGGGGACAGGTGGGCAGATGCATTTAAGGATATATATACAAGCCCACCTTCGTGGTACTACTCCCCAAGATATGGTGATGCATTTGCTCCCCGAATATTTTTGGCAGATCTAGGAAGAAGTTTAAGTGTCATGAACAGCAGTTTCGCGTCTTCTCCCAAAAAGTCCGGTGGGAGCGGGTTTGGAGGAGGTGGCTTCAGCGGAGGGGGATTTGGAGGAGGAGGTGGAAGATCTTGGTAATTTTCAAAATGTATTAATTAGCCACGAATTCACAGAATGATTATGAATCAAGATACGCGATGCCTGATAAAAAATTCAACGTGTGTCATCCAATTTGAATCGTGAATCATGCATCCTGTATCCCGCATCGTGCAAATTCGTGGCAAAATTGTCAGGGGTTTTCATTTAAGAGTTCCTGGATTTTCAGGTCGATAGCGACAAATGCGGAATTTGCTTCTGGGTTTTCGTCGCTTCTATAAAACTCTCCACCGTCGTGAATTAACCTTATTCTACTCTGTCTATCCAATAGGAAACTAACCGAAGTATATGATCTATTTTTACCATCAAGCCAGTAGGATTTAATAACTTTCCAATCACTATCCTGGGCAATTGGAAAATTGAATCCAAATAACTTTGCTTGCTTTAAAACCACGTCGGAATTTCTTGACCTCTCTGATTTTGGGTGGTGTATTCCAATCACGACTAGACCTCTTTGGGAATATTTCTCATAAAGCTCTACTAGGGATGGGGCAGTCCTGGTACACAGCGGGCATCCCACCAACCAGAATCGAATGAGGACGACTTTTCCAGACAGGTCTTCGATAGTTAATGGTTCGGTATTAAGCCATTTTAACCCATTTAGAGGAGGGGCTTTAGTGCCGACAAGTTCCAAACCTTCTTTAGGTTTCCAATGTGTGTTTTTGTCTGGTTCTTGGCTATAGATTGCTTGTGATTGATGAGATAAGATAAGAAATAATGTAAATATAAAAATCAAATTGAATCTGTCCATGGTTATTGTTCGAGTTATTTTAAGTCGCTTTAATTATTCTAACCAAATACTCTCAATAATCATATATGATAGTTGTGGAATATGTTTGTAGGGTCCGTTTCCCAAACGGGTGGATGTGGAACTCAGCTCCTTTCATTTTTATGGTGTGGATGTTTTTTGTCATTCCGGATGAATGTGGGAAATCTTTTATATATATATCATAGTGTTTTCAGGCCGAGTTATACCGGGAATGAGAAGTCACCACAGCCGGATATTTTAACAATTATCGTTAACTCGTGAATTCCCTGGGGCTTGCTACACAAAGTTTCATTGAATTGTGAATGAAATATTAATCGGATATTCCAGATTTCTATTTTTTCTTTGTCTTGATACAAAGAAACAAAAATCAAGGCTGTCCAAAAATTTTGCTAAAAATCATACACCAAGACTAAAAAATTTAATTCAACCCCAACCCGCAAATTTTTCTTAAC is from Thermodesulfobacteriota bacterium and encodes:
- a CDS encoding DUF2207 domain-containing protein encodes the protein MKSTFFVALSIYIISLFSPLYAEEIKNFYMEMLMSEDGSISVQEDIEYDFGNEYKHGIIREIPYKYQIGFKNYNVRMHVHRATNFDGVPYKNKVSRDQGRLIVKVGDPDKVVNGVKNYRIDYIVDGAITFFNNHDEIYWNVTGNEWKVPMRRASAKVYFDKGVPKGATVKCYTGVYGSKAEECDFNITPTSIEFDALRGFGEGEGLSIVIGIPKGFFKEPSTLRKASWFISDNWFFASPFLTLFLISYVWYSRGRDPEGRSVVAVRYEPPVDITPAEAGTLMDESADILDVTSTVIDLAVRGFLKIEEIESTRFIFFSDRDYKLIKLKDPGENELKTHESEVFSGLFGAGKGMVMISDLKDNFYKVLPPIKKALYQELISSRYFSSNPENIRGIFKWIGIGIIVVSMFLFQFWGVKLSIALSGLFVLIFSRFMPRKTRKGSLAKEELLGFREFIERAEKDRIEKLAKDDPTLFDRVLPYALVFNLGDRWADAFKDIYTSPPSWYYSPRYGDAFAPRIFLADLGRSLSVMNSSFASSPKKSGGSGFGGGGFSGGGFGGGGGRSW
- a CDS encoding redoxin domain-containing protein, translated to MDRFNLIFIFTLFLILSHQSQAIYSQEPDKNTHWKPKEGLELVGTKAPPLNGLKWLNTEPLTIEDLSGKVVLIRFWLVGCPLCTRTAPSLVELYEKYSQRGLVVIGIHHPKSERSRNSDVVLKQAKLFGFNFPIAQDSDWKVIKSYWLDGKNRSYTSVSFLLDRQSRIRLIHDGGEFYRSDENPEANSAFVAIDLKIQELLNENP